The genomic stretch CCCTGATAAAGGGGACAGGTGAGCAGCCGAGCGGGTGTGGGGTACGGGGGTGCTGGGCCCATTGTCAAGTAGGGAAAGTGGGTGAGGACAGCAAGAAAATCCCCAAGAATTCAACAGACTGTTGGGGaattatgttcttttttcctaCCCCCAGAGAAGCCCAGGTAACCCTCCTGGTCCCCGGGAACCTGCCTGTGAGGTGGGCTGCAGCCCCAAAGGGCCGCTTTTCCGAGCGGAGAGGCAGGCCTGGCTCCTCAGCTGCGGGCTGCTGTCCCCATAACCCacgcagccccccgccccccgccggcaGCACTGGCCAGCCACGCTTGTCCGCTCCTGACTCTGTGGGCCTACTGAGCACACTGCGTCTGGAAGCGAAGTGCGGGGGCTGGTATCCATGCCACTCCCCCTGGTGGGCACCCTCCCAGGGCTGTGCCCGTGAAATGGAGAGCAGGTGACATGGGCCCAGTGTCCTGCAAAGAGAGAACAAAGGGCACTCTGTTTTCTCCCCCACCTTCCTGGGCAGCAGGCCGCTGTCCAGCTCTTTTGAACCATGTCCTGGCCTCAGCCAAACCTCCCTGTGGTGCTGAGACAATTTCTTGTCCCAAAGTCAAGTCCTTAGAAATCATGCCACCTCGGCAGCCACGAAGAACAGCGTCCCCATCTCAGGGCTCCCGGACCATGCCGCCCACCCCGAAAGAGCAGACTCGGAGGTCCTTAGGGGCTAAGCCCTCAAAGGTCAGGCCCACTTACTCTGGCCAccccgcacccctccccccccgtGACGATCCAACAATCGCTCGTGACGCTGCGGCTGGTCATGAGGGTGGGCTTTGTGACACGGGTGGGACTGGGCTCTTGGGGGGGCTGGCTCAGAGACATCAATTGGGTGGTCGTAAGCCTCCCCAACACCAATGAGCTCCCCCTCCCATACCCCCAATCCGTCCCCTACCCAGTCCCCCTCCCAGTCCCGGTCCAACCACATCGCCCCTTCCAACCAGCAGGCCTACTCCAGCTCTGGTGGCTCAGCCccttctccatcccccacccGGGGGTCTTCCTCCcggcccccctcccaccctgccaccccatcTGCCTCACAGCCCTCTTCCCGGGCTTCCTCCCTGAACCCCAGCCCTCATATCCAACATGTGCCCCGAGGGTCTTCCCaaaaccccaccccacccacttcCAAATCTCCTTCCCAATCTGGCTTGAAATCCCTCTCTCGAAACTCCTCCCAAACTCCTCCCGTGCCTATCCCCCGGTCCCCTGCCCACAGCCCCGCCACCTCGGCCTCCTACATTGGGCCCATTCGTGGCATCCCCTCCTACATCGCCCCCTATGTGCCCCGCTTCCTGAAGGAACCCCCCTTCTTCCAGCCCCCCACTGCACCCCTGCCCCAGAACCAGTgcttcccctgctccttcccctgcccagcCCGGGAGCCCCCTCCTATCCCTGAGTCTCTCTActtccccctgctcccacctcctccccaccacccccggGTCAACTGCTCCTACCCGACTCCTCCCGCCCTGTTCACACCCCCCTCCTCGCTCACCTACACCCCGCCCACCGACGTCCTGGTGAGCGGGAAGCCACACGTGGTGCCCACAGTGCTGCCGGCCACCTTCTACACGCCCTTCTCCCGCTACTACACCCAGCCCCGCCCATACCGCACGCACCGCCGCAGGCCCAGTGCCTTTCCCCTCACCTCGCTCCCCAACTTGCCATACGACGGCCCAGGTCGCTCTGTCCACTTCTTTCATGGGTCCTAGGCCTCAGACCTATTTCGGACCAGAAGCCTCTGCCAGGAAATTCAAGCTACTACATCCAGACTTCATCAGCTACCTGAGGGAGAGGTAGGTGTgtgctgggggggagggtgtgggtGCACAAAGAACAGCttcccccctccatcccccctgCACATCAACCCATCCCTGCAGGCCCTTTATGGCCTAAACACAGGCAGTCCAAGGTGACCACAGGGAGGAACCTGGGACTAACAGCCCGATCtcaccccctccttccctccctcagtcCCTCTCCCCTACCAGTGGTTCCGATGGGGGGGGCGgtgtcccctgcccctctctggagACATTCTGCTTGTCACTAGGTAAGCACCACTAGCAAGTAGAGACAGGGAAGCTGTTGAGCACCCTACGATACGCAGAACGCCCCTGCAACGAAGAATTATTTAGGCCAATACATCATAGTGTTGTGGCTGGGAAGCCCTGCTGTCGCCCCCCGGCCGGCATCCCCAGAGAGCAGGTGCAGGTGGCGAGTGGATCTGGGGAGGCAGACTGGAGCCAGCGCTCAGCCCCAttcagcagggggagaagcaggctccgagagGCTAGGCGGCTTGTCTGGCAAAGCTTCGATGTGAATCCGGGCTGAGGTCAGGCCTGTGGCCGCCATACTGCGGCCTCACGTCTGGATTCTCAGAGTGTGCACACACGCTTTTCTCACCAATGACTCCAGGCCCAGGACCGGGGTGCCCCGCCCCTCATGTCCCTCATAAGGGAGTCCTGCTGGGCTGAAGTccggggaaagaaagaaacatagggCTCAGGCTAAACAGGCCACCTGTCCCCTACTGTGGTTACTTAGCCCAGGGGTGAAGGCAGGGTGTTGCAGGGAGGACAGGGGAGTCAGGCTGGGTTCACGCTtccagagtgggagagggaaggattaCAGCTGTGGTTCTTCTGCACCGGTCTGCTCCTCTTTCTCACCCCACTCTGTCACCCAGACTTCTGCATTTgcttcatttgggttttttcctaaaTGGGGGATGACTGCACTAGAAGAGCCCGGAAGTTCTGAACGGTTTTCTAGGTGATCTGAACTGGGAGCTGGAAAGCGTGAGGGCACAACCATCGAGTGAGACCTATGCCTCTTTCTTGAGTTTTGATGCCGCTTTTCATCTCCAGGTTTTTGAAATCGAAGTTGATTAACACAAATTTTAGAGACCTCTATATGCCTAGTACTGGGGCACTCATGCTGCTGACGGCTTTGCACACCTGCGACCAGGTAAGAAGCTTTCCCTTTCAGGAGCCCACAGCAGCAGAGGACGGGTGTGGGTGGAACCTCATTTGATCCAGGATAACCCCAAAGGAGGTCTGTCACCCCCGGGCCTGGGACTCGGCCTCTCCCCTGTGGGGAAGGGATTCTCCAGCTGCAAGAGCAAAGGCTGGCCTCTGGAAGGGGCGGGAGGGGGTGCCACTCCTGAGCTAACTCCATGCGGGCTCTGCAGGGACCTTTCCAGGACAGGTGCTGGGCCGGCCTTGCCTTCCTCCAGCAGCCACCTGCCGGGCACCTCTGTCCCTTCACCCTTGTGGTATTTAAGGCACAAGTTATCACACTGTTCTTGTGAAAGCAAAATCGCAACAGGAGTGGATAAGGATATCCTTTTAGGAGCACATTCTAGAACTGAGCTGGGCAGGAGGTTTAGCCTTCCACACACAACCTTTGAAATCACTGCCTGGGACGTTGCCAGTGCTGCCCCCAGGAACCCAGCAGAGGCTGAGAAGCAGTTTTCAAAGGGCAGTGACCCACACTAAAGCCAGCACAAGAGCTGGAGGCCAAGGGCCGCTCCACGACGCTGCTCTATtccttttccctgtttctttaaAGCAGCAGCCTCTTGACCGTGCTCCCGTTAGAACGAGCCACAAGTAGTAGTGGGTGTTTGTCTCCACCTCGAGCTTAACGATGGAGATCACGGCTTTGATCCCGAATCATAGACCTGACTTTAAAACCCAGCCTGGCCACTCCCTAGCTCCTGACTGAAAACATGTCTGGTTACCTCTCTGAGCGCTTCCCCACGTGTACAACGGGGATATGCCTGAGATTATCGTACGGCTGAGAGAACTGTACAAGAGCGCAGTGCCTGCTGTGAGCACGAGCTCCAACTGTGGTTTATCCGTGTCCTGGACACGGCATctgaggaaggtgggggggggggcccttCCCAAGTCACATCCCTTCACAAATCCGTCTGCACAGAGCTCGGTAAAGGCTAACTCGGTGACTATCCTTGTCCAGGTTAGTGCCTATGGATTCATCACAAGCAACTACTGGAAATTTTCTGACCACTATTTCGAGCGAATAAAGACACCACTGATATTCTATGTCAACCACGACCTGTCCCTGGAAGCCACCCTGTGGAAGGACCTGCACAAGGCTGGCATCCTTCGATTGTACCAGCGTTGACAAGCCCTTTGCTCTCGCACAGCCATGGACCTGTGGCCCTGGCCCCTCACGTGACCTAAGTGGCCTCTGGTCTTTTCAGCCTCTGAGAAGGGCTCCagctcccctccacccaccccttcTTCTCTAGAGAACATTAAGAGGTGGATCTGTGACTGTCACTGAAGCTTGTTCATTGTGGGACACCCCATCTTGTTCTTGGTTTCTCCAAGGAAACTCCCGTCTGGGTTGGAGACAGACATCCCGACCTTGGGTGAAGAAAAGACTGCTCTGCTGGATGTTTTAAAACTGCAGGTGACACAAGAAGAGATTGTGACCCTCACCAGCAAAGGGCAAACACACTTCAGAGCAGAGGCTCTCAAAGCCAGCAGTCGGTACTGAACTTGAGGATGCGGGTGCAGCGACTGCAGACATCGCCACGGACCAGGGTCAAGCAGCAACGCGGTGCACACACTCCCCAGCCAGACCCTCCCACACGCATGTTCCAGCTCCCAGCGACTCCACGACAACGGACTCTAACTCACGCCTAAACCACCTGAGGACATGaccactttccttctgccccaTGATGAAGCGGGAGCACAAAAGACAGAATGTAATTTGAACTAGGTACTTGCATAAATGATGGGATGACCCTTGTGTCTTTTGTGTGTGTCGGGGAGGGGGCTGCGGTGGTACACCGTGGTCTAGCAGGCAGACCACTCAGAAAATTCAAGAACCTCGGGCCAGCCCTGGTAATTTGACAGGGGTCAACTGCAGAGGGCTGCTGGCCTGAGGAAGTCCCACTGGATGGATTAGCACCTGGCCACTGAAAAGAGGACACGATCAGGTAATGAACGCTCAGCTTCATGTCGTGGCTTCAGTAAATCCGGACTTAGCTGACAGGCAGTTTCACTTTAGACAGAGCACAGGGGCTTCTATTGGAAGGGTTAAGTCTCAACTAACCAAGTCATCACCATTATAGCCCTTAAGCCCTGGGGTTTACTGGCCTCATGACTAGTAGCTCAACGGCCTAATCGGCTCTACTGTGCAAGAGCCTTCTCGAGCTGGCACTGACCACCACGGGCTAATTCACCGAGGCCCAGGACCTGGCCTCTGGCTCCATGGTTTTGGAAGGCAGATCCTGTCAGCACGTTTAACAAGAGCGATGAACTGTCACCAGAATCAAAATTCTATTTGAGAAATCAGGTATGTGATAGACCTGGGCTTTCATGACAGAGGCAGCTCCTGGAAACCTCCCCTTCCTGCGGCTGTCGAGCAGTTTAGACTGGAGGGGAGTAGCAAGCAGACAAGCCTCTCCCTTTAGCTTGGCAACATCAAACTGTCCCTTGGTCTCAAGGACAGCAGTGTCCCAAGTATGTTTCTCTGGATAGAATTATGGTCCGGGAAGAACACCGTCAAACGTGGGAAACCTGGTACCCAGTGCCAGTCCATTGTGCCATCTGATAGTGACCTTTACTAGTAAAGAAAGCCAATTGTCCTGGTAAGCCAGCATAGCCTAAGTCAGGACGCCTGGCCCCCTTGTGTCCAGGACACTTTACCTGTCCCTGTTCCCTTCACATCTGTAGCTATCAGAACCTGTCCATCCGTTAGATTTGAGAAATGGTAACGTGACGTTTGTAGGTAGTAACCCATTAAGAGGGGCAGAAAATCAATTTAGTGGGAAACTTATATCTGACTGCATCTTGTGAAACTTGAGGGACCCCGGTGGCTCAGGCTGTTGACTGTCCCACTCttagggagagaaaggagactccccactgaacacagggCCCAGAAGTGTCTGACTGGATGTGATTTCAgctggtgatctcagggttatgaaagCGAACCCCCCACCGAGCGTGGAGTCCGCTTGTGACTTTCCTTCTGCCCTCTAAAAAAACCAACAGTATTCTGTGAAACCTTCATTTATAGAAGAACGTGTTGGCTTAGTCACAGAGTAAAATCCCAGTATGAGGGTCTCAACATGAAATCCAGTtacaaaaatccatttttaaaaacttttatttgtgCTTCAAAATTTAAGCCCAAGATACATTAACTTCATAGGAAATGCACTCAGAAACCTCTTTCTCAGCGGAGCACCTGCCTCCCCTCGGTCTCCCCCAAACAGAGCACGTACACATTAATCATTCTCCGCTCACAATCACCGGCTTCTTGCCAATACACCAGTTACCCCCAGATCATCTCAACGGCGGCATTCTGGATGTTCTTAGTTATGCCCTGACCTGACTAACCGCCAGGTAGTTTTCAGGATAAACTGCCACTCAAATTCTTTGGCTCCTTTTTGAAAACCAAGTCCTAAGAATTCTTAAATCATTCTCCCTTTGGGGGATTACTTTACAGGCATTAACAATTAGCAACAGAGGCCGTGCTGCTCCACCTGGCATCGCTGAAGAGAGAACCTGCGAGACCAAAGGAGAGTCCTTTGATGGATCAGCCAGCAGGGGGTTCAAAACTGAAAgccaaatttaaagaaaaggcaATCAGAGCAGCACTCATTCTAACCCAACATTAGGCCCATGCTGTTGAGGGGACCATCGGGCACAGACCGCTTCAAAACCTGAGCCTGCCCTCAAGAGCCAAGGCTCAAAGCGAGCAGGGTCTGGCAAGGGGCCAGGGAGGAACCACCACGAAGCATTGGGGACATTCTCATTCAACCACTTTGTGGAGGTAAAACTTCTGAAGTCAAACCTAAAGGTCTCCGTGAGTCCCGTGGAGCAGTCAGATCTACTTGCAGCAACGATAATGCAAGAAGTCGACTTCCCCACTCGCTAACACACccttttactttgttttacttAC from Ursus arctos isolate Adak ecotype North America unplaced genomic scaffold, UrsArc2.0 scaffold_24, whole genome shotgun sequence encodes the following:
- the LOC123000284 gene encoding uncharacterized protein LOC123000284, whose translation is MSSPSHTPNPSPTQSPSQSRSNHIAPSNQQAYSSSGGSAPSPSPTRGSSSRPPSHPATPSASQPSSRASSLNPSPHIQHVPRGSSQNPTPPTSKSPSQSGLKSLSRNSSQTPPVPIPRSPAHSPATSASYIGPIRGIPSYIAPYVPRFLKEPPFFQPPTAPLPQNQCFPCSFPCPAREPPPIPESLYFPLLPPPPHHPRVNCSYPTPPALFTPPSSLTYTPPTDVLVSGKPHVVPTVLPATFYTPFSRYYTQPRPYRTHRRRPSAFPLTSLPNLPYDGPGRSVHFFHGS